The following are encoded in a window of Sminthopsis crassicaudata isolate SCR6 chromosome 3, ASM4859323v1, whole genome shotgun sequence genomic DNA:
- the LOC141564272 gene encoding uncharacterized protein LOC141564272 isoform X5 — MGSGGCSRRHKGLVQTGFLLTAALGLLGGLLLYGHLEQKARAAQALAATYRGQQEALSAQLQVVYEHRSRLERSLQKERGEHKKTKEDFLVYKLEAQEALNKEKNQHEDVKKQLLDLQLQHSGLRLEHRKALESHGQRYAQLQREKDSEVANLQDTVYKLREESKLLRKAHQDIHTQLRNAQSQMEEFRQLKEALQKMPSFQEPAASLQQQQQQQQEVLQAPRQQAQLRKPQVFIATGSRVALNPQEPELGPRWNPQAAHTTGTRALPPAGPPFPDLLLPSSGPPAWPQKSIDSHVLRFTRTVNSLPVKPPVQQVVVVAAPVSTSPERPGPRGRPPQQRPPTGLDREPQALPAPGSPQVQMQSWQDIVNKVNAQEKNQQLPSSSQPQGQDQSLSPANRGEGGKGPALNKEEPRRARPDEEELEMDAGMIEREENIRPRKEPGDQAPVGPDALADPAQDPNNQGEDEFEEAEVERPRLEAGAPRQAQEPQEQGPEEQGQAGAGPHRPGTELLNDYQDDQELDENPDLELGPETKNHPEAPGQKDSYY, encoded by the exons ATGGGCTCGGGCGGCTGCTCGCGGCGCCACAAAGGGCTGGTGCAGACGGGCTTCCTGCTGACCGCGGCGCTCGGCCTGCTCGGCGGGCTGCTGCTCTACGGCCACCTGGAGCAGAAGGCGCGGGCCGCCCAGGCGCTGGCCGCCACCTACCGCGGCCAGCAGGAGGCACTGTCGGCGCAGCTGCAGG TGGTATATGAGCATCGGTCCCGCCTTGAGCGTTCCCTGCAGAAAGAACGGGGGGAGCACAAGAAGACCAAGGAAG ATTTCCTAGTGTACAAACTGGAGGCGCAGGAAGCTCTCAACAAGGAAAAG AACCAACATGAGGATGTGAAGAAGCAGCTGCTGGACCTGCAGCTGCAGCACAGTGGGCTGAGGCTGGAACATCGGAAAGCCCTGGAGAGCCATGGGCAGCGCTATGCCCAGCTGCAGCGAGAAAAGGACAGCGAGGTGGCCAATCTGCAGG ACACAGTCTATAAACTCCGAGAGGAGAGCAAGCTCCTGAGGAAGGCTCATCAGGATATTCACACTCAGCTTCGGAACGCCCAG TCCCAGATGGAGGAGTTTCGACAGCTCAAGGAAGCCTTGCAGAAGATGCCCAGCTTCCAGGAGCCTGCGGCTAGCctgcagcagcaacagcagcagcagcaggaggtcCTCCAGGCCCCAAGGCAGCAGGCTCAGCTCAGGAAGCCTCAG GTGTTCATTGCCACAGGCTCCAGAGTAGCCCTAAACCCCCAAGAGCCGGAGCTGGGCCCCCGTTGGAACCCTCAGGCTGCCCACACCACAGGGACACGGGCCCTGCCCCCAGCGGGGCCACCTTTTCCAGACCTGCTATTGCCTTCTTCTGGGCCCCCCGCCTGGCCTCAGAAATCCATCGACAGCCATGTTCTCCGTTTCACCAGAACTGTTAACAGCCTTCCAGTGAAGCCCCCA GTTCAGCAGGTAGTGGTGGTGGCAGCCCCTGTCTCCACCTCCCCCGAGAGACCCGGCCCACGGGGTCGTCCCCCTCAGCAGCGGCCTCCCACAGGCCTGGACAGAGAGCCCCAGGCCCTCCCAGCCCCTGGTAGCCCACAGGTACAGATGCAGAG CTGGCAAGATATCGTCAACAAAGTGAATGCCCAAGAGAAGAATCAACAGCTTCCTTCAAGCAGCCAGCCCCAGGGGCAGGACCAGTCTCTTTCACCTGCCAAccggggagaagggggaaagggccCAGCTCTCAACAAAGAAGAGCCCCGAAGAGCAAGACCCGATGAGGAGGAGCTGGAGATGG ATGCCGGGATGATTGAGCGGGAGGAGAACATACGGCCTAGGAAGGAGCCCGGGGACCAGGCCCCAGTG GGGCCCGATGCCCTTGCAGACCCTGCCCAGGACCCGAACAACCAGGGTGAGGATGAGTTTGAGGAGGCAGAGGTCGAACGGCCAAGATTGGAAGCAGGAGCCCCAAGGCAAGCTCAGGAGCCCCAGGAACAAGGGCCAGAGGAGCAGGGCCAG GCAGGAGCAGGACCCCACAGGCCCGGCACAGAGCTACTGAATGACTATCAGGATGACCAGGAACTG GATGAGAATCCTGACCTGGAGCTGGGACCTGAAACCAAGAATCACCCAGAGGCCCCGGGCCAGAAAGACAGTTACTACTGA
- the LOC141564272 gene encoding uncharacterized protein LOC141564272 isoform X6, whose translation MGSGGCSRRHKGLVQTGFLLTAALGLLGGLLLYGHLEQKARAAQALAATYRGQQEALSAQLQVVYEHRSRLERSLQKERGEHKKTKEDFLVYKLEAQEALNKEKQDSMNRYGALSSQHRILKNQHEDVKKQLLDLQLQHSGLRLEHRKALESHGQRYAQLQREKDSEVANLQDTVYKLREESKLLRKAHQDIHTQLRNAQSQMEEFRQLKEALQKMPSFQEPAASLQQQQQQQQEVLQAPRQQAQLRKPQVQQVVVVAAPVSTSPERPGPRGRPPQQRPPTGLDREPQALPAPGSPQVQMQSARIGPLLEALYLWKPPGDLARSPFPSPSWQDIVNKVNAQEKNQQLPSSSQPQGQDQSLSPANRGEGGKGPALNKEEPRRARPDEEELEMDAGMIEREENIRPRKEPGDQAPVGPDALADPAQDPNNQGEDEFEEAEVERPRLEAGAPRQAQEPQEQGPEEQGQVMNEAGAGPHRPGTELLNDYQDDQELDENPDLELGPETKNHPEAPGQKDSYY comes from the exons ATGGGCTCGGGCGGCTGCTCGCGGCGCCACAAAGGGCTGGTGCAGACGGGCTTCCTGCTGACCGCGGCGCTCGGCCTGCTCGGCGGGCTGCTGCTCTACGGCCACCTGGAGCAGAAGGCGCGGGCCGCCCAGGCGCTGGCCGCCACCTACCGCGGCCAGCAGGAGGCACTGTCGGCGCAGCTGCAGG TGGTATATGAGCATCGGTCCCGCCTTGAGCGTTCCCTGCAGAAAGAACGGGGGGAGCACAAGAAGACCAAGGAAG ATTTCCTAGTGTACAAACTGGAGGCGCAGGAAGCTCTCAACAAGGAAAAG CAAGACTCAATGAACCGCTATGGTGCCCTAAGCTCTCAGCACAGGATCCTCAAG AACCAACATGAGGATGTGAAGAAGCAGCTGCTGGACCTGCAGCTGCAGCACAGTGGGCTGAGGCTGGAACATCGGAAAGCCCTGGAGAGCCATGGGCAGCGCTATGCCCAGCTGCAGCGAGAAAAGGACAGCGAGGTGGCCAATCTGCAGG ACACAGTCTATAAACTCCGAGAGGAGAGCAAGCTCCTGAGGAAGGCTCATCAGGATATTCACACTCAGCTTCGGAACGCCCAG TCCCAGATGGAGGAGTTTCGACAGCTCAAGGAAGCCTTGCAGAAGATGCCCAGCTTCCAGGAGCCTGCGGCTAGCctgcagcagcaacagcagcagcagcaggaggtcCTCCAGGCCCCAAGGCAGCAGGCTCAGCTCAGGAAGCCTCAG GTTCAGCAGGTAGTGGTGGTGGCAGCCCCTGTCTCCACCTCCCCCGAGAGACCCGGCCCACGGGGTCGTCCCCCTCAGCAGCGGCCTCCCACAGGCCTGGACAGAGAGCCCCAGGCCCTCCCAGCCCCTGGTAGCCCACAGGTACAGATGCAGAG CGCTAGAATAGGTCCGTTATTAGAAGCTCTCTACCTGTGGAAACCTCCCGGAGACCTAGCCCGATCCCCATTTCCATCTCCCAGCTGGCAAGATATCGTCAACAAAGTGAATGCCCAAGAGAAGAATCAACAGCTTCCTTCAAGCAGCCAGCCCCAGGGGCAGGACCAGTCTCTTTCACCTGCCAAccggggagaagggggaaagggccCAGCTCTCAACAAAGAAGAGCCCCGAAGAGCAAGACCCGATGAGGAGGAGCTGGAGATGG ATGCCGGGATGATTGAGCGGGAGGAGAACATACGGCCTAGGAAGGAGCCCGGGGACCAGGCCCCAGTG GGGCCCGATGCCCTTGCAGACCCTGCCCAGGACCCGAACAACCAGGGTGAGGATGAGTTTGAGGAGGCAGAGGTCGAACGGCCAAGATTGGAAGCAGGAGCCCCAAGGCAAGCTCAGGAGCCCCAGGAACAAGGGCCAGAGGAGCAGGGCCAGGTGATGAATGAG GCAGGAGCAGGACCCCACAGGCCCGGCACAGAGCTACTGAATGACTATCAGGATGACCAGGAACTG GATGAGAATCCTGACCTGGAGCTGGGACCTGAAACCAAGAATCACCCAGAGGCCCCGGGCCAGAAAGACAGTTACTACTGA
- the LOC141564272 gene encoding uncharacterized protein LOC141564272 isoform X1 — translation MGSGGCSRRHKGLVQTGFLLTAALGLLGGLLLYGHLEQKARAAQALAATYRGQQEALSAQLQVVYEHRSRLERSLQKERGEHKKTKEDFLVYKLEAQEALNKEKQDSMNRYGALSSQHRILKNQHEDVKKQLLDLQLQHSGLRLEHRKALESHGQRYAQLQREKDSEVANLQDTVYKLREESKLLRKAHQDIHTQLRNAQSQMEEFRQLKEALQKMPSFQEPAASLQQQQQQQQEVLQAPRQQAQLRKPQVFIATGSRVALNPQEPELGPRWNPQAAHTTGTRALPPAGPPFPDLLLPSSGPPAWPQKSIDSHVLRFTRTVNSLPVKPPVQQVVVVAAPVSTSPERPGPRGRPPQQRPPTGLDREPQALPAPGSPQVQMQSARIGPLLEALYLWKPPGDLARSPFPSPSWQDIVNKVNAQEKNQQLPSSSQPQGQDQSLSPANRGEGGKGPALNKEEPRRARPDEEELEMDAGMIEREENIRPRKEPGDQAPVGPDALADPAQDPNNQGEDEFEEAEVERPRLEAGAPRQAQEPQEQGPEEQGQVMNEAGAGPHRPGTELLNDYQDDQELDENPDLELGPETKNHPEAPGQKDSYY, via the exons ATGGGCTCGGGCGGCTGCTCGCGGCGCCACAAAGGGCTGGTGCAGACGGGCTTCCTGCTGACCGCGGCGCTCGGCCTGCTCGGCGGGCTGCTGCTCTACGGCCACCTGGAGCAGAAGGCGCGGGCCGCCCAGGCGCTGGCCGCCACCTACCGCGGCCAGCAGGAGGCACTGTCGGCGCAGCTGCAGG TGGTATATGAGCATCGGTCCCGCCTTGAGCGTTCCCTGCAGAAAGAACGGGGGGAGCACAAGAAGACCAAGGAAG ATTTCCTAGTGTACAAACTGGAGGCGCAGGAAGCTCTCAACAAGGAAAAG CAAGACTCAATGAACCGCTATGGTGCCCTAAGCTCTCAGCACAGGATCCTCAAG AACCAACATGAGGATGTGAAGAAGCAGCTGCTGGACCTGCAGCTGCAGCACAGTGGGCTGAGGCTGGAACATCGGAAAGCCCTGGAGAGCCATGGGCAGCGCTATGCCCAGCTGCAGCGAGAAAAGGACAGCGAGGTGGCCAATCTGCAGG ACACAGTCTATAAACTCCGAGAGGAGAGCAAGCTCCTGAGGAAGGCTCATCAGGATATTCACACTCAGCTTCGGAACGCCCAG TCCCAGATGGAGGAGTTTCGACAGCTCAAGGAAGCCTTGCAGAAGATGCCCAGCTTCCAGGAGCCTGCGGCTAGCctgcagcagcaacagcagcagcagcaggaggtcCTCCAGGCCCCAAGGCAGCAGGCTCAGCTCAGGAAGCCTCAG GTGTTCATTGCCACAGGCTCCAGAGTAGCCCTAAACCCCCAAGAGCCGGAGCTGGGCCCCCGTTGGAACCCTCAGGCTGCCCACACCACAGGGACACGGGCCCTGCCCCCAGCGGGGCCACCTTTTCCAGACCTGCTATTGCCTTCTTCTGGGCCCCCCGCCTGGCCTCAGAAATCCATCGACAGCCATGTTCTCCGTTTCACCAGAACTGTTAACAGCCTTCCAGTGAAGCCCCCA GTTCAGCAGGTAGTGGTGGTGGCAGCCCCTGTCTCCACCTCCCCCGAGAGACCCGGCCCACGGGGTCGTCCCCCTCAGCAGCGGCCTCCCACAGGCCTGGACAGAGAGCCCCAGGCCCTCCCAGCCCCTGGTAGCCCACAGGTACAGATGCAGAG CGCTAGAATAGGTCCGTTATTAGAAGCTCTCTACCTGTGGAAACCTCCCGGAGACCTAGCCCGATCCCCATTTCCATCTCCCAGCTGGCAAGATATCGTCAACAAAGTGAATGCCCAAGAGAAGAATCAACAGCTTCCTTCAAGCAGCCAGCCCCAGGGGCAGGACCAGTCTCTTTCACCTGCCAAccggggagaagggggaaagggccCAGCTCTCAACAAAGAAGAGCCCCGAAGAGCAAGACCCGATGAGGAGGAGCTGGAGATGG ATGCCGGGATGATTGAGCGGGAGGAGAACATACGGCCTAGGAAGGAGCCCGGGGACCAGGCCCCAGTG GGGCCCGATGCCCTTGCAGACCCTGCCCAGGACCCGAACAACCAGGGTGAGGATGAGTTTGAGGAGGCAGAGGTCGAACGGCCAAGATTGGAAGCAGGAGCCCCAAGGCAAGCTCAGGAGCCCCAGGAACAAGGGCCAGAGGAGCAGGGCCAGGTGATGAATGAG GCAGGAGCAGGACCCCACAGGCCCGGCACAGAGCTACTGAATGACTATCAGGATGACCAGGAACTG GATGAGAATCCTGACCTGGAGCTGGGACCTGAAACCAAGAATCACCCAGAGGCCCCGGGCCAGAAAGACAGTTACTACTGA
- the LOC141564272 gene encoding uncharacterized protein LOC141564272 isoform X2, with the protein MGSGGCSRRHKGLVQTGFLLTAALGLLGGLLLYGHLEQKARAAQALAATYRGQQEALSAQLQVVYEHRSRLERSLQKERGEHKKTKEDFLVYKLEAQEALNKEKQDSMNRYGALSSQHRILKNQHEDVKKQLLDLQLQHSGLRLEHRKALESHGQRYAQLQREKDSEVANLQDTVYKLREESKLLRKAHQDIHTQLRNAQSQMEEFRQLKEALQKMPSFQEPAASLQQQQQQQQEVLQAPRQQAQLRKPQVFIATGSRVALNPQEPELGPRWNPQAAHTTGTRALPPAGPPFPDLLLPSSGPPAWPQKSIDSHVLRFTRTVNSLPVKPPVQQVVVVAAPVSTSPERPGPRGRPPQQRPPTGLDREPQALPAPGSPQVQMQSARIGPLLEALYLWKPPGDLARSPFPSPSWQDIVNKVNAQEKNQQLPSSSQPQGQDQSLSPANRGEGGKGPALNKEEPRRARPDEEELEMDAGMIEREENIRPRKEPGDQAPVGPDALADPAQDPNNQGEDEFEEAEVERPRLEAGAPRQAQEPQEQGPEEQGQAGAGPHRPGTELLNDYQDDQELDENPDLELGPETKNHPEAPGQKDSYY; encoded by the exons ATGGGCTCGGGCGGCTGCTCGCGGCGCCACAAAGGGCTGGTGCAGACGGGCTTCCTGCTGACCGCGGCGCTCGGCCTGCTCGGCGGGCTGCTGCTCTACGGCCACCTGGAGCAGAAGGCGCGGGCCGCCCAGGCGCTGGCCGCCACCTACCGCGGCCAGCAGGAGGCACTGTCGGCGCAGCTGCAGG TGGTATATGAGCATCGGTCCCGCCTTGAGCGTTCCCTGCAGAAAGAACGGGGGGAGCACAAGAAGACCAAGGAAG ATTTCCTAGTGTACAAACTGGAGGCGCAGGAAGCTCTCAACAAGGAAAAG CAAGACTCAATGAACCGCTATGGTGCCCTAAGCTCTCAGCACAGGATCCTCAAG AACCAACATGAGGATGTGAAGAAGCAGCTGCTGGACCTGCAGCTGCAGCACAGTGGGCTGAGGCTGGAACATCGGAAAGCCCTGGAGAGCCATGGGCAGCGCTATGCCCAGCTGCAGCGAGAAAAGGACAGCGAGGTGGCCAATCTGCAGG ACACAGTCTATAAACTCCGAGAGGAGAGCAAGCTCCTGAGGAAGGCTCATCAGGATATTCACACTCAGCTTCGGAACGCCCAG TCCCAGATGGAGGAGTTTCGACAGCTCAAGGAAGCCTTGCAGAAGATGCCCAGCTTCCAGGAGCCTGCGGCTAGCctgcagcagcaacagcagcagcagcaggaggtcCTCCAGGCCCCAAGGCAGCAGGCTCAGCTCAGGAAGCCTCAG GTGTTCATTGCCACAGGCTCCAGAGTAGCCCTAAACCCCCAAGAGCCGGAGCTGGGCCCCCGTTGGAACCCTCAGGCTGCCCACACCACAGGGACACGGGCCCTGCCCCCAGCGGGGCCACCTTTTCCAGACCTGCTATTGCCTTCTTCTGGGCCCCCCGCCTGGCCTCAGAAATCCATCGACAGCCATGTTCTCCGTTTCACCAGAACTGTTAACAGCCTTCCAGTGAAGCCCCCA GTTCAGCAGGTAGTGGTGGTGGCAGCCCCTGTCTCCACCTCCCCCGAGAGACCCGGCCCACGGGGTCGTCCCCCTCAGCAGCGGCCTCCCACAGGCCTGGACAGAGAGCCCCAGGCCCTCCCAGCCCCTGGTAGCCCACAGGTACAGATGCAGAG CGCTAGAATAGGTCCGTTATTAGAAGCTCTCTACCTGTGGAAACCTCCCGGAGACCTAGCCCGATCCCCATTTCCATCTCCCAGCTGGCAAGATATCGTCAACAAAGTGAATGCCCAAGAGAAGAATCAACAGCTTCCTTCAAGCAGCCAGCCCCAGGGGCAGGACCAGTCTCTTTCACCTGCCAAccggggagaagggggaaagggccCAGCTCTCAACAAAGAAGAGCCCCGAAGAGCAAGACCCGATGAGGAGGAGCTGGAGATGG ATGCCGGGATGATTGAGCGGGAGGAGAACATACGGCCTAGGAAGGAGCCCGGGGACCAGGCCCCAGTG GGGCCCGATGCCCTTGCAGACCCTGCCCAGGACCCGAACAACCAGGGTGAGGATGAGTTTGAGGAGGCAGAGGTCGAACGGCCAAGATTGGAAGCAGGAGCCCCAAGGCAAGCTCAGGAGCCCCAGGAACAAGGGCCAGAGGAGCAGGGCCAG GCAGGAGCAGGACCCCACAGGCCCGGCACAGAGCTACTGAATGACTATCAGGATGACCAGGAACTG GATGAGAATCCTGACCTGGAGCTGGGACCTGAAACCAAGAATCACCCAGAGGCCCCGGGCCAGAAAGACAGTTACTACTGA
- the LOC141564272 gene encoding uncharacterized protein LOC141564272 isoform X3 → MGSGGCSRRHKGLVQTGFLLTAALGLLGGLLLYGHLEQKARAAQALAATYRGQQEALSAQLQVVYEHRSRLERSLQKERGEHKKTKEDFLVYKLEAQEALNKEKQDSMNRYGALSSQHRILKNQHEDVKKQLLDLQLQHSGLRLEHRKALESHGQRYAQLQREKDSEVANLQDTVYKLREESKLLRKAHQDIHTQLRNAQSQMEEFRQLKEALQKMPSFQEPAASLQQQQQQQQEVLQAPRQQAQLRKPQVFIATGSRVALNPQEPELGPRWNPQAAHTTGTRALPPAGPPFPDLLLPSSGPPAWPQKSIDSHVLRFTRTVNSLPVKPPVQQVVVVAAPVSTSPERPGPRGRPPQQRPPTGLDREPQALPAPGSPQVQMQSWQDIVNKVNAQEKNQQLPSSSQPQGQDQSLSPANRGEGGKGPALNKEEPRRARPDEEELEMDAGMIEREENIRPRKEPGDQAPVGPDALADPAQDPNNQGEDEFEEAEVERPRLEAGAPRQAQEPQEQGPEEQGQVMNEAGAGPHRPGTELLNDYQDDQELDENPDLELGPETKNHPEAPGQKDSYY, encoded by the exons ATGGGCTCGGGCGGCTGCTCGCGGCGCCACAAAGGGCTGGTGCAGACGGGCTTCCTGCTGACCGCGGCGCTCGGCCTGCTCGGCGGGCTGCTGCTCTACGGCCACCTGGAGCAGAAGGCGCGGGCCGCCCAGGCGCTGGCCGCCACCTACCGCGGCCAGCAGGAGGCACTGTCGGCGCAGCTGCAGG TGGTATATGAGCATCGGTCCCGCCTTGAGCGTTCCCTGCAGAAAGAACGGGGGGAGCACAAGAAGACCAAGGAAG ATTTCCTAGTGTACAAACTGGAGGCGCAGGAAGCTCTCAACAAGGAAAAG CAAGACTCAATGAACCGCTATGGTGCCCTAAGCTCTCAGCACAGGATCCTCAAG AACCAACATGAGGATGTGAAGAAGCAGCTGCTGGACCTGCAGCTGCAGCACAGTGGGCTGAGGCTGGAACATCGGAAAGCCCTGGAGAGCCATGGGCAGCGCTATGCCCAGCTGCAGCGAGAAAAGGACAGCGAGGTGGCCAATCTGCAGG ACACAGTCTATAAACTCCGAGAGGAGAGCAAGCTCCTGAGGAAGGCTCATCAGGATATTCACACTCAGCTTCGGAACGCCCAG TCCCAGATGGAGGAGTTTCGACAGCTCAAGGAAGCCTTGCAGAAGATGCCCAGCTTCCAGGAGCCTGCGGCTAGCctgcagcagcaacagcagcagcagcaggaggtcCTCCAGGCCCCAAGGCAGCAGGCTCAGCTCAGGAAGCCTCAG GTGTTCATTGCCACAGGCTCCAGAGTAGCCCTAAACCCCCAAGAGCCGGAGCTGGGCCCCCGTTGGAACCCTCAGGCTGCCCACACCACAGGGACACGGGCCCTGCCCCCAGCGGGGCCACCTTTTCCAGACCTGCTATTGCCTTCTTCTGGGCCCCCCGCCTGGCCTCAGAAATCCATCGACAGCCATGTTCTCCGTTTCACCAGAACTGTTAACAGCCTTCCAGTGAAGCCCCCA GTTCAGCAGGTAGTGGTGGTGGCAGCCCCTGTCTCCACCTCCCCCGAGAGACCCGGCCCACGGGGTCGTCCCCCTCAGCAGCGGCCTCCCACAGGCCTGGACAGAGAGCCCCAGGCCCTCCCAGCCCCTGGTAGCCCACAGGTACAGATGCAGAG CTGGCAAGATATCGTCAACAAAGTGAATGCCCAAGAGAAGAATCAACAGCTTCCTTCAAGCAGCCAGCCCCAGGGGCAGGACCAGTCTCTTTCACCTGCCAAccggggagaagggggaaagggccCAGCTCTCAACAAAGAAGAGCCCCGAAGAGCAAGACCCGATGAGGAGGAGCTGGAGATGG ATGCCGGGATGATTGAGCGGGAGGAGAACATACGGCCTAGGAAGGAGCCCGGGGACCAGGCCCCAGTG GGGCCCGATGCCCTTGCAGACCCTGCCCAGGACCCGAACAACCAGGGTGAGGATGAGTTTGAGGAGGCAGAGGTCGAACGGCCAAGATTGGAAGCAGGAGCCCCAAGGCAAGCTCAGGAGCCCCAGGAACAAGGGCCAGAGGAGCAGGGCCAGGTGATGAATGAG GCAGGAGCAGGACCCCACAGGCCCGGCACAGAGCTACTGAATGACTATCAGGATGACCAGGAACTG GATGAGAATCCTGACCTGGAGCTGGGACCTGAAACCAAGAATCACCCAGAGGCCCCGGGCCAGAAAGACAGTTACTACTGA
- the LOC141564272 gene encoding uncharacterized protein LOC141564272 isoform X4, giving the protein MGSGGCSRRHKGLVQTGFLLTAALGLLGGLLLYGHLEQKARAAQALAATYRGQQEALSAQLQVVYEHRSRLERSLQKERGEHKKTKEDFLVYKLEAQEALNKEKQDSMNRYGALSSQHRILKNQHEDVKKQLLDLQLQHSGLRLEHRKALESHGQRYAQLQREKDSEVANLQDTVYKLREESKLLRKAHQDIHTQLRNAQSQMEEFRQLKEALQKMPSFQEPAASLQQQQQQQQEVLQAPRQQAQLRKPQVFIATGSRVALNPQEPELGPRWNPQAAHTTGTRALPPAGPPFPDLLLPSSGPPAWPQKSIDSHVLRFTRTVNSLPVKPPVQQVVVVAAPVSTSPERPGPRGRPPQQRPPTGLDREPQALPAPGSPQVQMQSWQDIVNKVNAQEKNQQLPSSSQPQGQDQSLSPANRGEGGKGPALNKEEPRRARPDEEELEMDAGMIEREENIRPRKEPGDQAPVGPDALADPAQDPNNQGEDEFEEAEVERPRLEAGAPRQAQEPQEQGPEEQGQAGAGPHRPGTELLNDYQDDQELDENPDLELGPETKNHPEAPGQKDSYY; this is encoded by the exons ATGGGCTCGGGCGGCTGCTCGCGGCGCCACAAAGGGCTGGTGCAGACGGGCTTCCTGCTGACCGCGGCGCTCGGCCTGCTCGGCGGGCTGCTGCTCTACGGCCACCTGGAGCAGAAGGCGCGGGCCGCCCAGGCGCTGGCCGCCACCTACCGCGGCCAGCAGGAGGCACTGTCGGCGCAGCTGCAGG TGGTATATGAGCATCGGTCCCGCCTTGAGCGTTCCCTGCAGAAAGAACGGGGGGAGCACAAGAAGACCAAGGAAG ATTTCCTAGTGTACAAACTGGAGGCGCAGGAAGCTCTCAACAAGGAAAAG CAAGACTCAATGAACCGCTATGGTGCCCTAAGCTCTCAGCACAGGATCCTCAAG AACCAACATGAGGATGTGAAGAAGCAGCTGCTGGACCTGCAGCTGCAGCACAGTGGGCTGAGGCTGGAACATCGGAAAGCCCTGGAGAGCCATGGGCAGCGCTATGCCCAGCTGCAGCGAGAAAAGGACAGCGAGGTGGCCAATCTGCAGG ACACAGTCTATAAACTCCGAGAGGAGAGCAAGCTCCTGAGGAAGGCTCATCAGGATATTCACACTCAGCTTCGGAACGCCCAG TCCCAGATGGAGGAGTTTCGACAGCTCAAGGAAGCCTTGCAGAAGATGCCCAGCTTCCAGGAGCCTGCGGCTAGCctgcagcagcaacagcagcagcagcaggaggtcCTCCAGGCCCCAAGGCAGCAGGCTCAGCTCAGGAAGCCTCAG GTGTTCATTGCCACAGGCTCCAGAGTAGCCCTAAACCCCCAAGAGCCGGAGCTGGGCCCCCGTTGGAACCCTCAGGCTGCCCACACCACAGGGACACGGGCCCTGCCCCCAGCGGGGCCACCTTTTCCAGACCTGCTATTGCCTTCTTCTGGGCCCCCCGCCTGGCCTCAGAAATCCATCGACAGCCATGTTCTCCGTTTCACCAGAACTGTTAACAGCCTTCCAGTGAAGCCCCCA GTTCAGCAGGTAGTGGTGGTGGCAGCCCCTGTCTCCACCTCCCCCGAGAGACCCGGCCCACGGGGTCGTCCCCCTCAGCAGCGGCCTCCCACAGGCCTGGACAGAGAGCCCCAGGCCCTCCCAGCCCCTGGTAGCCCACAGGTACAGATGCAGAG CTGGCAAGATATCGTCAACAAAGTGAATGCCCAAGAGAAGAATCAACAGCTTCCTTCAAGCAGCCAGCCCCAGGGGCAGGACCAGTCTCTTTCACCTGCCAAccggggagaagggggaaagggccCAGCTCTCAACAAAGAAGAGCCCCGAAGAGCAAGACCCGATGAGGAGGAGCTGGAGATGG ATGCCGGGATGATTGAGCGGGAGGAGAACATACGGCCTAGGAAGGAGCCCGGGGACCAGGCCCCAGTG GGGCCCGATGCCCTTGCAGACCCTGCCCAGGACCCGAACAACCAGGGTGAGGATGAGTTTGAGGAGGCAGAGGTCGAACGGCCAAGATTGGAAGCAGGAGCCCCAAGGCAAGCTCAGGAGCCCCAGGAACAAGGGCCAGAGGAGCAGGGCCAG GCAGGAGCAGGACCCCACAGGCCCGGCACAGAGCTACTGAATGACTATCAGGATGACCAGGAACTG GATGAGAATCCTGACCTGGAGCTGGGACCTGAAACCAAGAATCACCCAGAGGCCCCGGGCCAGAAAGACAGTTACTACTGA